The genomic window CCGCCCTCGGCCTGCAGCTCGGCGGCCTGCAGCACCTCGCGGCCGGAGAGGGTGTACTCGCCGGTGGGGCTGGCGCGGCGCCCGACGGCCTGCGTGAACACGAAGCCGACGCGGCGCATGCCGAGGCCCGCGGCGATGGCCTCGACGAGGGCCTCCTCGTCGGGGTCGCGCATGAGCAGGAGCGCGTCGGCGGCGCCCTGCTGGGGCGGCTCGTAGATGAAGtcgacggcgacggcgccggcggGGCCGACGCGGCCGTAGAGGAAGCCGCCGCGCTTGGCGGCGAAGGCGAGCGCGTCGGCGACGTAGAGCTGGAACGCGTGCGCGGCGTCGCGGTCGAAGGACGCGGCGGAGCAGTGGGGCTGCTCCTGCCGCGCGACGCGGATCTGGCGCGCGACGAGGTCATCGATGGTCATCCTGCGGCGCCCGAAGGAGCCCGCGGGGGAGAAGGAGCGTGGGGGAGGCGGAGGGGCCGCGGCGCGCGGGGCGGAGTAGGAGAGGTAGAGGATGGAGCCATGGGCGAGGCCGAGGGAGGAGAGCGAGGCGGCGGGATCGGAGAGGACGAAGACGggcttagggttagggttagggttagggttagggttagggttttggaggaggaggaggttggGGTCGGGGGAGAGCGTCTGGGACGCGGCGGGGACGCCGAGCTGGGACTCGATGAGGGAGCGGAGCGTGGCGACGGTGACGCGCTCGAGCCCGTCGCGGGTGCGGATGCGGATGATCATCGTATGCTGCGCCGCTGCTCCTACGCGTACCCCGCAAAATGTACCCAAAAGATTGGCGCAGATCGTGAACTCGGGTTTGCGCTCCAGTTGCTTTTGGTTTCTGGAGGAGGAAGATgaataaatagatataaataaatagatagatagtaaatTGGGTTGATCTGggagaagaagatgagaagGAAAAGAATAGATTCTTTGTAGTATGGTAGCAgtaaaaaggagaaaagtaaagaatgtggTCGGTGGGTTTGGAATAGAATGTTTTTGCGAGTAGGATTTAAAGTTGGGACTTACAGATGAGGAGTTCTCCAGACCAAAACCTGAAAAATCTGATAAGAATCTATCTCCAAAACTTAAAGTCTTATCCAAAGCATctgcttttagaaaaaaaaataaaaataaaaataaaaaaaatctagaatacaACAATTATTATATTGCTAATatatagggcgtgtttggttcgcttcttttttaccatggaatcggaatgggaatgaGTGAATCCATTTGTTGGTGTTTGGTACGTGAAAGtcccattccaattccgattcctaAGTGGAATAGGAATCGCTCAATCACCCCTTTTTTCAATTCGGCCTAGaaagccggattggaagttgaatccggacggaatggatatttattcggattaaatttattttttcaatttttttaattaaaatatgagttaaaatttaaaaattaaatatataattttaaattttaatttgaacttaaattaaaaattaaaatttaatcaagtatttcgagtctaacttatgaatttggatttaaattaaattttaatttatataaaatttactcaaattttatttcaaacttaaattaaatttatgaattcaaattcaaatttaaattataattttaagtttgaatttgaataaatcaaaatttagtttcatattttgaattatccactcaacttcaaagtttaatttttttaaaaaaaatagatttaaaattttgacattatttcaaaattttgatgtaaatttttaatatttaatatttaatttgaattaaattaatatattataaagataatgttagtatattattttaattacgTTTTTGTAtccatctgaaccaaacaccaacaataggaatgatttattccgatttcgattcaggtgatgaaccaaacagaattagataatgagtcatttcgattctgattccagcttattttgattccgattccgattccgactccgacttcgaaccaaacacgcccatagtattttcaaccaatcaaataactttttaaatttattcattctatcataatttttttaaaaatatttttatttattctatatttttctctcaaatgaaaagaaaaaaaggagtgGTTTACTGGTTTAGAACAAAAGTGGGGATAATCTATCAATGAATCCTTTTTAAAAGGCATTTTTTAATGTGAGGATCATTTAAGCTTTTGccttttataaataattatttaaaatttaaatttttttatttttttattcatgtttaatattttgtaattgtATAGCACATGCTATGcacattataattattttgtcatTCTTTAGTAAGCAAAAGAATAAACATGAATTTTTTGTGGTAAGAAAAAGAgggtatgattttttttctttttactatgACTTATTCAGTACAAAAAAAGGTGAAAGTATGAATATAATTTTGTGGTagaagaataattttaaattttgttgtgGATGTGGATTCTATTTATCCatcaactaaaatttaaaatatatgtttttatatataaatata from Ananas comosus cultivar F153 linkage group 23, ASM154086v1, whole genome shotgun sequence includes these protein-coding regions:
- the LOC109728278 gene encoding NPL4-like protein; amino-acid sequence: MIIRIRTRDGLERVTVATLRSLIESQLGVPAASQTLSPDPNLLLLQNPNPNPNPNPNPKPVFVLSDPAASLSSLGLAHGSILYLSYSAPRAAAPPPPPRSFSPAGSFGRRRMTIDDLVARQIRVARQEQPHCSAASFDRDAAHAFQLYVADALAFAAKRGGFLYGRVGPAGAVAVDFIYEPPQQGAADALLLMRDPDEEALVEAIAAGLGMRRVGFVFTQAVGRRASPTGEYTLSGREVLQAAELQAEGGIPEWVTAVVKLEVVAEDGGAAASADVHFEAFQMSDNCVKLFKDGLFVTEFGEDDDPRLSRMTKDVVVGGKDTREVDNDFFLVPVKIADHQGPLSSSFPIENRMTMVTLRALKTHLDRTKHLPFVKRISDFHLLLLLSRFLDVNADVPALAECVQKQGPVSEGYQLLIESLAASS